Proteins encoded within one genomic window of Glycine soja cultivar W05 chromosome 1, ASM419377v2, whole genome shotgun sequence:
- the LOC114368676 gene encoding uncharacterized protein LOC114368676 translates to MDPVKYIFEKPTLTRQIAWWQVLLSKINIVYVTQKAIKGSTLADYLAQQPINDYQPMHLEFPDEDIMTLFKEEVEDEDRDKWIVWFDGASNALGHGLGAVLVTPNDQCIPFTARLGFDCMNNMVEYEVCALGIQAAIDFKVKLLKVYGDSALVIYQSRGEWEIRDHKLIPYQAYIRKLIEYFDGVSFHHIPREENQMVDAFVTLASMFQLTPHRDLSCIEFRCRDKPAHCCLIEEEQDGKPWYFEINRYIEDNEYPLEASNNDKRTLRRLAADFFLSGNILYKRNHDIILLRYVDAKEAEQMLVEVHEGSFGTHANGHAMARKILRAGYYWLNMENNCCIHVRKCRKCQAFADNVNAPPVPLNILAAP, encoded by the coding sequence ATGGACCCAGTCAAGTACATATTTGAAAAACCCACTCTCACCAGACAGATCGCTTGGTGGCAGGTTCTGCTGTCAAAAATCAACATTGTCTATGTCactcaaaaggcgataaagggaagcacCTTGGCAGATTACCTAGCTCAGCAACCCATCAATGACTACCAGCCTATGCATCTAGAATTcccagatgaggacatcatgaccttgttcAAGGAGGAGGTAGAGGATGAAGATAGGGACAAATGGATTGTGTGGTTTGACGGTGCGTCTAACGCACTAGGCCATGGACTGGGGGCGGTTTTGGTTACCCCCAACGATCAATGTATACCCTTCACTGCTAGGTTAGGCTTTGACTGCATGAACAACATGGTTGAGTATGAGGTGTGCGCCCTTGGGATCCAAGCGGCAATTGACTTCAAGGTTAAGTTGCTCAAGGTATATGGGGACTCAGCCTTGGTAATCTACCAGTCGAGAGGAGAGTGGGAGATCAGGGATCataagttgataccctaccagGCCTACATCAGAAAACTGATAGAGTACTTTGATGGTGTATCCTTTCACCACATCCCTAGAGAGGAGAATCAGATGGTTGATGCCTTTGTCACTCTGGCGTCCATGTTCCAATTGACCCCGCATAGGGATTTGTCGTGCATCGAATTTAGATGTCGCGACAAGCCGGCACATTGCTGCTTGATAGAAGAGGAGCAAGATGGAAAACCTTGGTACTTCGAGATCAATCGATATATCGAAGACAACGAATACCCACTGGAGGCTTCTAACAACGACAAAAGAACGTTGCGAAGGTTGGCCGCCGACTTTTTCCTAAGTGGAAATATCTTGTACAAGAGGAACCATGATATTATTTTGCTCCGAtatgtggatgccaaggaggctgAGCAAATGCTAGTGGAAGTGCATGAGGGATCTTTTGGAACACATGCCAACGGACATGCCATGGCCCGGAAGATCCTGAGGGCAGGGTACTACTGGCTCAATATGGAAAACAATTGTTGtatccatgtgaggaaatgccgcAAGTGCCAGGCCTTTGccgataatgtcaatgctccacccgTACCCTTGAACATCTTGGCAGCGCCTTAG